One region of Halomicrobium sp. LC1Hm genomic DNA includes:
- a CDS encoding PadR family transcriptional regulator, which translates to MSLIGDTKLNILLRLREEPTHGYELAQELNISSGYVYQHLDELQEEGMIAVEESESEGRQRTFYRLTENGEMLLEALGE; encoded by the coding sequence ATGAGTCTTATCGGTGATACCAAACTGAACATCCTCCTCCGACTCCGAGAAGAACCTACCCACGGCTACGAATTGGCGCAGGAGTTGAACATCTCCTCCGGCTACGTCTACCAGCACCTCGATGAACTCCAAGAGGAGGGGATGATTGCGGTCGAAGAAAGCGAATCAGAGGGTCGGCAACGAACGTTCTACCGACTCACCGAGAACGGGGAAATGCTCCTCGAAGCCCTCGGAGAATAG